The genomic interval CGACCACGTGCCGATACGGTTCCTCAGGCGGGCGCCGGACCACGAGAACGGGCGCGCACGAGGTTCTGACGATCCTGTCGGCGGTCGAGCCGAGGATCTTCCCCTTCAGCGACCGGCCCCGGTGCGGCCCGACGATGACAAGGTCGGCAGACATCTCCTCCGCCACCCGGGCGAGGGCGTCGTGCGGCGATCCGAACTCGACCCGCGCCAGGCTCCGCCGCGTGCGCCCATGGTCGGCCAGCGCCGTCTCCATCGAGGCCAGCGCCGTCCGGGCGAGGTCGCCGCGCAGCTCGCTTTCGCTGAGGTCTGATCCGGCGGCTGCCTGCGACAGCCAGTCTGCCTCGATGACGTGGATCGCCGCGAGCCGGGCCCCATGGGCCGCGGCCAGCTGAACCGCCCGGGCCAGGACGGCCTCGCTTCCCGTGTCCAGATCGAGCGCGACGACGATCGTTTTCATCGCTGCCTCCTCGCATCCTGTCGGTCCCGCCAGTCAGGCGCCGTCTTGCTCGGCGTCGGTCGCCCGGTCCCGTCCGGTGCCGTTGGCAGGACGTTGCACGGATCGTCGCCGGAACTCAAGGGTTCTCCAGGCTGAACATGTGCGTGCGATCGTCATAGGCGAAAACCTCGGCGTAGCGACCCCAGCTGATCACAGCGCGCAGGGTCTGTTCGGCGTCGTCCGCCGCCATGTGGTCCTCGAGTTCGTCGGAGAAGCGGCTCCAGGGCGCGCGATGGCTCGGCCGTTCGTCGAGGACGCGCCGGATGTGGGCCGCGAGCGCGACATGGGTCAGGAGGTGATGCGCAAACAGATGCTTGCGCTCGTTCGTGTCGGTTTCGGCAAAACGCCGGCCTTCGGGCGTGAGCTTGATGTCGCCGCCTTCGACCTCGGCGAACCTGAGCATCTGCAGGGTCTCCGCGACCGGGAACAGATCGTCGATTTCCATGTGCAGCGAGGTCGCGATGACCGGAAGGTCGGCTTCGCCTTCATAGGGCGCTCCGGCGACGGTTTCCAGCAGGCCTGACAGCAGGTTAGAGGAGACGCGCGGCAGGATGGTGCTGATCCCGGTCCCGGGAAACCGCTCGCTTCGCGCTCCGGCGCGGTCGACGCCGCGTTTCGCCGTCATCTCCACATAGATGCGTTCGACCAGAGCGCGGAAGGCGGGATCGAGGCGGTCGCGCGGGTGCGGCAGGTCGACCGCGATGTCCTTGAGGATTCGGCCTGGATTGCTGCCGAAGACGAGGATCCGGTCGCACATGAGAACCGCTTCCTCAATGTTGTGGGTGACCAGGATCACGCCCCTGATCGGCAGCTGGCCCTCCGACCAGAGGTCGAGGAAATCGGTGCGCAGCGTTTCGGCCGTCAGGACGTCCAGCGCTGAGAACGGCTCGTCCATCAGGAGGATGGTGGGATGAACCACGAGCGCGCGGGCGAAGCCGACACGCTGGCGCATGCCGCCGGACAGCTCGCGCGGATAGGCGGATTCGAAGCCGTCGAGCCCGATGAGGTCGATCGCTTCGATCGCTCGCCGCCGGATCTCGTTGCGCGGCAGGCCGAGGGCCTCAAGACCCAGCTCTACATTGCCGAGCACCGTGAGCCAAGGGAACAGGGCGAAGCCTTGAAACACCATGGCGATGCCGGGCGGGGGCGCCGTCACCGTCCGTCCCAGGTAGCCTATCGATCCGGCGGTCGGCGTCGAGAGCCCGGCGATCAGCCTGAGCAGAGTCGACTTGCCCGAGCCCGAGCGTCCGAGCAGGCCGATGATCTCGCCGTCCCGCACCGTCAGGTCGATCCCGTCGAGAACCAGCAGTTCGCCGCCGTCCGGCCTCGGGAAGGTCTTGCGAACGGAGCGCACATCCAGCAGGGATTCAGAATCCATTGCGTGCTTCCTTCAGCCAAGTCGGTACTTGCGTTCGGCGAACGCGTAGAGCGGACGCCAGAAGATCCGGTTGATGACGACGACGAACGCGCTCATCACGGCAATGCCGAGGACAATGCGGTGAAAGTCGCCGGCTTCGGTCGCGTCGGCGATGAAGGCACCCAGTCCGTGCGCCTGCAACCGGTCCTGACCCCAGCTTGCGACCTCTGCGACGATGCTGGCGTTCCAGGAGCCGCCCGACGCGGTGATCGCGCCAGTGACGTAGAAGGGGAAGACCGCCGGCAAGGCGATCCGTTGCCACCACAACCAGCCGCGCACGCGCAGGCTGGCTCCGATGTCGCGCAGCTCGCTCGGGATGGTCGAGGCGCCGGCGACGACGTTGAACAGGATGTACCACTGCGTGCCGAGGATCATCAGGGGACTGAGCCAGATGTCGGGATCGAGGCGGAATCCGACGATGACGGAGACCGCCAGCGGAAACAGGAGGTTCGCCGGGAAGGCAGCCATGAACTGGGCCACCGGCTGGGCGATCCGTGCCGCGCCCGGACGCAGGCCGATCCACACTCCGACCGGAACCCAGATGA from Polymorphum gilvum SL003B-26A1 carries:
- a CDS encoding AAA-associated domain-containing protein, giving the protein MDSESLLDVRSVRKTFPRPDGGELLVLDGIDLTVRDGEIIGLLGRSGSGKSTLLRLIAGLSTPTAGSIGYLGRTVTAPPPGIAMVFQGFALFPWLTVLGNVELGLEALGLPRNEIRRRAIEAIDLIGLDGFESAYPRELSGGMRQRVGFARALVVHPTILLMDEPFSALDVLTAETLRTDFLDLWSEGQLPIRGVILVTHNIEEAVLMCDRILVFGSNPGRILKDIAVDLPHPRDRLDPAFRALVERIYVEMTAKRGVDRAGARSERFPGTGISTILPRVSSNLLSGLLETVAGAPYEGEADLPVIATSLHMEIDDLFPVAETLQMLRFAEVEGGDIKLTPEGRRFAETDTNERKHLFAHHLLTHVALAAHIRRVLDERPSHRAPWSRFSDELEDHMAADDAEQTLRAVISWGRYAEVFAYDDRTHMFSLENP
- a CDS encoding universal stress protein encodes the protein MKTIVVALDLDTGSEAVLARAVQLAAAHGARLAAIHVIEADWLSQAAAGSDLSESELRGDLARTALASMETALADHGRTRRSLARVEFGSPHDALARVAEEMSADLVIVGPHRGRSLKGKILGSTADRIVRTSCAPVLVVRRPPEEPYRHVVVAVDFSPQSAAAARAARELAPQATLRLVHVTGLPPTFEQALLRAGRSPAEVDRYRSARAAKARENLSAFTQDVAGPGKTVLRLAEGDPGRTLVRLARSRRVDLMVLGPHGRGVVLRALLGSVTQRVLATATCDVLIASTRH